The Erinaceus europaeus chromosome 17, mEriEur2.1, whole genome shotgun sequence nucleotide sequence cagtggatggagtcagactcttgccttccctccaggcatttagcagaaagatgtgcagaagaggatcgaaggaacaccatcaatcaacacctgagaaaagaatgggataaagatgttgtgctgaagcatcagcgagatgaagatgccaaggcctttgacaagtaattgccttctggggttgcaagttgcctcctctccccatttcctccactctgatctgTGGGTCTATAGAGCTTCATGCAAATGAGTGGGGGTTGCCAAGAGAACTCCATGGAGGACAGAAgtctgggtttagtgtggggaCAGGTGTGCTGCCTGCTAAATGTCTA carries:
- the LOC132534055 gene encoding coiled-coil domain-containing protein 81-like; its protein translation is MESDSCLPSRHLAERCAEEDRRNTINQHLRKEWDKDVVLKHQRDEDAKAFDKAPDKLFILDQCNDYKRCKQCQRDPSNKGKTHFWPYNKHLPGSLMLM